In Streptomyces chartreusis NRRL 3882, the following are encoded in one genomic region:
- a CDS encoding class I adenylate-forming enzyme family protein, translating to MILQRIANRGFRLGSLFERAAARHPSNVLILDHDLDVAPQLGRRATIAEVAETVADLASRLWAAKVRPGERVVVYKSNAFDIVLLACAVARVGAVPVLLSPKLDGDTVATLVRRAGRPHLVTDQAKLEQELPADIFEVSERVLVTSGTFEGTVDLHALAGCEPFDGITMPPDHPTLITHTSGTTGTPKLAVHTGRTLQARYRPQVSALAPIVRGRETIAVHVSFVHSRIFTALAISLFRGFPIVMMADSDPKRAADLFARLRPGILEAHPNSFMHWEELADDPRGPLRNVKLFSSTFDAIHPRTVHRLLRATRRRAPMFAQLYGQSEVGPVVARSFSARRAPDADGRCVGMAIPGMTEVRVVSRNGMPPSPEHPGYIEVRSDGRIVTYLGEQDRYDQQVTDGWWRMGDVGYRTKWGCVHLLDREVDLIEDFGSTLAVEDQLFGKLDNLLEVVIVPGRGNLATPIVCTKDDVPLDLEAWRSAVVGLPKMADPVQWRHEDLPQTATTKIKRLELARLLAERAA from the coding sequence ATGATTCTGCAACGCATAGCGAACCGTGGTTTCCGGCTGGGGTCATTGTTCGAGCGGGCGGCGGCGCGTCATCCTTCGAATGTCCTCATCCTCGACCACGACCTCGACGTGGCCCCGCAGCTCGGCCGCCGGGCCACGATCGCCGAGGTCGCCGAGACCGTCGCCGACCTCGCCTCGCGGCTGTGGGCGGCGAAGGTCCGGCCGGGAGAGCGGGTCGTGGTCTACAAGTCGAACGCCTTCGACATCGTGCTGCTCGCCTGCGCGGTGGCGCGGGTCGGCGCGGTCCCCGTGCTGCTGTCGCCGAAGCTCGACGGCGACACCGTCGCGACACTGGTACGCCGGGCCGGCCGGCCCCACCTCGTCACCGACCAGGCCAAGCTGGAGCAGGAGCTGCCGGCCGACATCTTCGAGGTGAGCGAACGTGTCCTTGTCACCTCGGGCACCTTCGAGGGCACCGTCGACCTGCACGCCCTGGCCGGCTGCGAGCCCTTCGACGGCATCACCATGCCACCGGACCACCCCACACTGATCACGCACACCTCCGGCACCACCGGTACGCCCAAGCTGGCCGTGCACACCGGCCGCACCCTCCAGGCGCGCTACCGCCCTCAGGTCTCCGCGCTCGCCCCGATCGTCCGGGGGCGCGAGACGATCGCGGTACACGTGTCCTTCGTGCACTCCAGGATCTTCACCGCGCTGGCCATCTCCCTGTTCCGCGGCTTCCCGATCGTGATGATGGCCGACTCCGACCCCAAGCGCGCCGCCGACCTGTTCGCGCGGCTGCGGCCCGGCATCCTGGAGGCGCACCCCAACTCGTTCATGCACTGGGAGGAACTGGCGGACGACCCGCGCGGCCCGCTGCGCAACGTGAAACTCTTCAGCAGCACCTTCGACGCCATCCACCCGCGCACCGTGCACCGGCTGCTGAGGGCGACGCGCCGCCGCGCCCCGATGTTCGCCCAGTTGTACGGGCAGAGCGAGGTCGGCCCGGTGGTGGCCCGCTCCTTCTCCGCACGGCGCGCACCGGACGCCGACGGCCGCTGCGTCGGCATGGCCATCCCCGGTATGACCGAGGTACGGGTGGTGAGCCGCAACGGCATGCCGCCGTCCCCCGAACACCCGGGCTACATCGAGGTGCGCAGCGACGGCAGGATCGTCACCTACCTGGGCGAGCAGGACCGTTACGACCAGCAGGTCACCGACGGCTGGTGGCGGATGGGCGACGTCGGCTACCGCACGAAATGGGGGTGCGTGCACCTGCTCGACCGCGAGGTCGACCTCATCGAGGACTTCGGCAGCACCCTGGCCGTGGAGGACCAGCTCTTCGGGAAGCTGGACAACCTGCTGGAGGTCGTCATCGTGCCGGGCCGGGGCAACCTGGCCACGCCCATCGTCTGCACCAAGGACGACGTCCCCCTGGATCTGGAGGCGTGGCGCTCGGCGGTCGTCGGACTGCCGAAGATGGCCGACCCGGTGCAGTGGCGGCACGAGGACCTGCCCCAGACCGCGACCACCAAGATCAAGCGGCTGGAGCTGGCCCGTCTCCTCGCGGAACGGGCCGCCTGA
- a CDS encoding CocE/NonD family hydrolase, with amino-acid sequence MRYVTNLPYATKEEEHVTIPMSDGVRLSAHIWRPTSSDQEPVPAVLEYIPYRKRDLTAVRDSIHHPYLAGHGYACVRVDLRGTGDSEGVLRDEYLEREQADAEEVLAWLTEQPWCDGGTGMMGISWGAFAALQVAARQPPGLKAIAIASFTDDRHADDMHYMGGALLSDNLAEAGTMFAYGTCPPDPAVVGDRWREMWHERLENTEPWVLQWLRHQRRDDYWRHASVCEDYKSVRCPVLASSGWADGYSNAVTRLLGHLDVPRKGLIGPWSHKFPHLGEPGPAIGYLQELVRWWDHWLKGVDNGVMDGPMLRTWMQDSVPPSTAYEERPGRWVGEPEWPSPHIRQAVHPLTRHTIGPPREAAGEEDVPDGDAMTVQSPLSVGQFAGKWASYNAPPDLPYDQREEDGGSLVFDTEPLTKQLEILGSPTVELDLSVSEPVAMVAARLSDVSPDGSATRVSYGILNLTRRDSTESPEPLEPGRRYRATVPLNGVAQAFPPGHRIRLSLSTSYWPLAWPPPKPALLSVHEHSSTLTLPVRPVDEPDEVPASPFGEPEGTPPLATSQVTPPEERWEVKRDLIGYHSELDIMKDRGTVRFEDINLEAGRRAHERYTAVADDFTSVSGESTWTMRFQRDDWDVRVVTHTQLTCDDTDFFVDATLDAYEADRRVFSRTWNEKIPRDLL; translated from the coding sequence ATGCGTTACGTGACCAACCTGCCCTACGCGACGAAGGAAGAAGAGCACGTCACGATCCCGATGTCCGACGGGGTCCGGCTCTCCGCGCACATCTGGCGCCCCACCTCGTCGGACCAGGAGCCGGTGCCCGCGGTGCTGGAGTACATCCCGTACCGCAAGCGCGACCTCACGGCCGTACGCGACTCGATCCACCACCCGTACCTCGCGGGGCACGGCTACGCCTGTGTCCGCGTCGACCTGCGCGGCACCGGCGACTCGGAGGGCGTGCTGCGGGACGAGTACCTGGAGCGGGAGCAGGCGGACGCGGAGGAGGTCCTGGCCTGGCTGACGGAGCAGCCCTGGTGCGACGGCGGCACGGGCATGATGGGCATCTCCTGGGGCGCGTTCGCGGCGCTCCAGGTGGCGGCCCGGCAGCCGCCGGGACTGAAGGCCATCGCCATCGCCTCCTTCACCGACGACCGGCACGCCGACGACATGCACTACATGGGCGGCGCCCTGCTGTCGGACAACCTGGCCGAGGCGGGCACGATGTTCGCCTACGGCACCTGCCCGCCCGACCCGGCCGTGGTCGGCGACCGCTGGCGCGAGATGTGGCACGAGCGGCTGGAGAACACCGAACCCTGGGTCCTCCAGTGGCTGCGCCACCAGCGCCGGGACGACTACTGGCGGCACGCCTCGGTGTGCGAGGACTACAAGAGCGTGCGCTGCCCGGTCCTGGCCTCCAGCGGCTGGGCGGACGGCTACTCCAATGCCGTGACCCGGCTGCTCGGCCACCTGGACGTGCCCCGCAAGGGGCTGATCGGCCCCTGGTCGCACAAGTTCCCCCACCTCGGGGAGCCCGGCCCCGCCATCGGCTACCTCCAGGAGCTCGTACGGTGGTGGGACCACTGGCTCAAGGGCGTCGACAACGGCGTCATGGACGGCCCCATGCTGCGGACGTGGATGCAGGACAGCGTGCCGCCCTCCACCGCGTACGAGGAGCGGCCGGGCCGCTGGGTCGGCGAGCCGGAATGGCCCTCTCCGCACATCCGGCAGGCCGTTCATCCGCTCACCCGGCACACGATCGGACCTCCGCGGGAGGCGGCGGGCGAGGAAGACGTCCCCGACGGTGACGCGATGACCGTGCAGTCGCCGCTGTCCGTGGGCCAGTTCGCGGGCAAGTGGGCCTCCTACAACGCGCCCCCGGACCTGCCGTACGACCAGCGGGAGGAGGACGGCGGTTCCCTCGTCTTCGACACCGAGCCGCTGACCAAGCAGTTGGAGATCCTCGGCTCACCGACCGTGGAACTCGACCTGTCGGTCAGCGAACCGGTCGCCATGGTGGCCGCGCGGCTCTCCGACGTGAGCCCGGACGGCTCCGCGACCCGTGTCTCGTACGGCATCCTGAACCTCACCCGCCGTGACAGCACGGAGTCCCCCGAGCCGCTGGAGCCGGGCCGCCGCTACCGCGCCACCGTCCCGCTGAACGGAGTGGCCCAGGCGTTCCCGCCCGGCCACCGCATCCGGCTCTCCCTCTCCACGTCCTACTGGCCGCTGGCCTGGCCGCCGCCGAAGCCCGCCCTGCTGAGCGTCCACGAGCACTCCAGCACGCTCACGCTCCCGGTGCGGCCCGTGGACGAACCGGACGAGGTGCCGGCGTCCCCCTTCGGCGAACCGGAGGGCACTCCCCCGCTCGCCACGAGCCAGGTGACGCCCCCCGAGGAGCGCTGGGAGGTCAAGCGGGACCTGATCGGCTACCACTCCGAGCTGGACATCATGAAGGACCGCGGCACGGTCCGCTTCGAGGACATCAACCTGGAGGCGGGGCGCCGCGCCCACGAGCGCTACACGGCGGTCGCCGACGACTTCACCTCGGTCAGCGGCGAGTCCACGTGGACCATGCGCTTCCAGCGGGACGACTGGGACGTACGGGTGGTGACGCACACCCAGCTGACCTGTGACGACACGGACTTCTTCGTGGACGCGACCCTCGACGCGTACGAGGCCGACCGCCGGGTGTTCTCCCGCACCTGGAACGAGAAGATCCCGCGCGACCTGCTGTAG
- a CDS encoding ATP-grasp domain-containing protein codes for MSDETVKNVFVIGLDEANLPTLREVPGADRLRFHQLLTVEELQVGEVHLPTLFDKAREVLDAFDGSIDAIVGYWDFPVSTLVPMLSQRYGTRSTSLESVVKCEHKYWSRLEQQKATDRHPAFDRVDLSAEPPRPPENVTFPMWVKPALSYSSELAFGVDDEEEFRKAVTEIRDGISRIGRPFEHILERIDLPPEMDGVGGRVCLAEEAMSGVQVAVEGYVHRGEVTVYGVLDSIQYPDSPCFLRHQYPSSLPPAVIAELHDVSERVMRQIGMDSATFSIEYFYDPRTQSISLLEINPRHSQSHAELFQYVDGVPNHHCMVRLALGEDPRMPHREGPYAMAAKWYHRWFTDGVVRRVPGREEIARIERETPGVRIEVVPEEGTRLSELPGQDSYSYELAHIFTGGADEKELREKFDHCVAALGLAFDEAPPE; via the coding sequence GTGTCTGACGAGACGGTGAAGAACGTCTTCGTGATCGGGCTCGACGAGGCCAATCTGCCGACGCTGCGGGAGGTTCCCGGAGCTGACCGGCTGCGCTTTCACCAACTGCTGACCGTGGAGGAACTCCAGGTCGGCGAGGTGCACCTGCCCACGCTGTTCGACAAGGCCCGGGAGGTGCTGGACGCCTTCGACGGCAGCATCGACGCCATCGTCGGCTACTGGGACTTCCCGGTCAGCACCCTCGTGCCGATGCTGAGCCAACGCTACGGAACGCGGAGCACCAGCCTGGAGTCGGTGGTCAAGTGCGAGCACAAGTACTGGAGCCGTCTTGAGCAGCAGAAGGCGACCGACCGGCACCCGGCCTTCGACAGGGTCGACCTGTCGGCCGAGCCGCCTCGCCCGCCCGAGAACGTGACCTTCCCGATGTGGGTGAAGCCGGCGCTCTCCTACTCGTCCGAACTCGCCTTCGGAGTCGATGACGAAGAGGAGTTCCGCAAGGCCGTGACCGAGATCCGCGACGGCATCTCCCGCATCGGCCGCCCCTTCGAGCACATCCTCGAACGCATCGACCTGCCGCCGGAGATGGACGGTGTCGGCGGCCGGGTCTGTCTGGCCGAGGAAGCGATGTCCGGCGTCCAGGTCGCCGTGGAGGGCTACGTCCACCGGGGCGAGGTGACGGTCTACGGGGTCCTGGATTCCATCCAGTACCCGGACTCCCCCTGCTTCCTGCGCCACCAGTACCCCTCGTCGCTGCCACCGGCGGTCATCGCGGAGCTCCACGACGTCTCGGAGCGGGTGATGCGGCAGATCGGAATGGACTCGGCCACCTTCAGCATCGAGTACTTCTACGACCCCCGGACACAGTCGATCAGCCTGCTGGAGATCAACCCCCGGCACTCCCAGTCGCACGCGGAGCTGTTCCAGTACGTCGACGGCGTCCCCAACCACCACTGCATGGTCCGCCTCGCGCTCGGCGAGGACCCGCGCATGCCGCACCGCGAGGGCCCGTACGCGATGGCGGCGAAGTGGTACCACCGCTGGTTCACCGACGGCGTGGTGCGCCGGGTGCCCGGGCGCGAGGAGATCGCCCGCATCGAGCGGGAAACGCCGGGCGTGCGCATCGAGGTGGTCCCCGAGGAGGGCACCCGGCTCTCGGAACTGCCCGGACAGGACAGCTACAGCTACGAGTTGGCGCACATCTTCACCGGCGGTGCCGACGAGAAGGAGCTGCGGGAGAAGTTCGACCACTGCGTGGCGGCGCTCGGCCTCGCCTTCGACGAAGCCCCTCCGGAGTGA
- a CDS encoding SDR family oxidoreductase, whose translation MQPEQEQTAPQVVSEPDPPYDSDKQQRPGLEADMRTAPRYRASRYRASGKLEGKVALITGGDSGIGRAVALLYAREGADVALVHLPEEQVDAERVRREVEEQGRRCLLLPGDLSDPEFCREAVERTAAELGGLNILVSNAAYLNSKLELDQLTAEDFDRTFKTNVYAFFHLLMAALPHLEPGDAVIATATEEALKGSTTMIDYAASKAALITLTKSVAVHLAKRGVRANVVAPGPTWTPLNEADPNMPPDGLAHIGSEAPLERAAQPEEIAPTYVYLASDADSSYTVGEVIAVTGGIVDTR comes from the coding sequence GTGCAGCCCGAGCAGGAACAGACCGCACCGCAGGTCGTGTCCGAGCCCGACCCGCCCTACGACTCCGACAAGCAGCAACGCCCCGGGCTCGAGGCCGACATGCGCACCGCGCCGCGCTACCGGGCGAGCCGCTACCGGGCCAGCGGGAAGCTGGAGGGCAAGGTGGCGCTGATCACCGGCGGCGACTCGGGCATCGGCCGGGCGGTGGCGTTGCTGTACGCGCGGGAGGGCGCCGACGTCGCCCTCGTCCACCTGCCCGAGGAGCAGGTGGACGCGGAGCGGGTCCGGCGCGAGGTGGAGGAGCAGGGCCGGCGCTGCCTGCTGCTGCCCGGCGACCTCAGCGACCCGGAGTTCTGCCGTGAGGCCGTCGAGCGGACCGCGGCGGAACTCGGCGGGCTGAACATCCTGGTGAGCAACGCCGCGTACCTCAACAGCAAGCTCGAACTCGACCAGTTGACCGCCGAGGACTTCGACCGGACGTTCAAGACGAACGTCTACGCGTTCTTCCACCTGCTCATGGCGGCGCTGCCCCATCTGGAGCCCGGCGACGCGGTCATCGCCACCGCGACCGAAGAGGCGCTCAAGGGCAGTACGACGATGATCGACTACGCGGCGTCCAAGGCGGCGCTGATCACCCTGACCAAGTCCGTCGCCGTGCACCTGGCCAAGCGCGGCGTGCGCGCGAACGTGGTCGCGCCGGGCCCGACCTGGACGCCGCTCAACGAGGCGGACCCGAACATGCCGCCGGACGGGCTCGCCCACATCGGCAGCGAGGCCCCGCTCGAACGCGCGGCCCAGCCGGAGGAGATCGCACCTACGTACGTCTACCTCGCCTCCGACGCCGACTCCAGCTACACGGTCGGCGAGGTCATCGCGGTGACCGGCGGCATCGTCGACACCCGCTAG
- a CDS encoding SpoIIE family protein phosphatase, whose protein sequence is MQERVPEDLAVVVDARGVITVWSDGARRLLGYEPDEIVGRAVTRLLAADLPGSTRRHVADGQRWAGEVALRHRDGDRVVVRLQGTPMLDADRGRLWLVTGTAPAHTARRAGHGALTLWDLTLAQLPVPVAVYDREARLVAANEIMTRVMGRSEEEMKGLTLREIEPSPPFDEYDRLQREVLRTGEMIFHEEHGQAPGETRHHAWSMFMSPLTDETGAVQGMSATVFDTTEQYWARRRLAVLNDASLRIGSTLDVTRTAEELAEVAVRGFADFVTVDLLESVALGDEPEPVPLDAPVTVRRTAQRSVLESCPESVVASGDTTLYPVGTLPVRTLVAGRGSRHRPGDPGLREWIRSSPARARSVGRYMIHSVMMVPLRARWVTLGLVHFLRHRTPEPFSEDDLLLAEEIVARAAVSVDNARRYTRERRTALALQRSLLPDRPPDLAAMQVAYRYLPAGSGADIGGDWFDVIPLSGTRVALVVGDVVGHGIHASATMGRLRTAVRTLADVDLAPDELLTQLDDLVVRIDREEGPEVRGQAAEASGQVGATCLYAVYDPVSRRCTMARAGHPPPALVTPGGAVRFLDLPAGPPLGLGGLPFEAVEVELEENSLLALYTDGLVKAPDHDVDVGLTLLREALGRPAEALEETCEQVLRAVLTGRPADDIVLMLARTAALGAGKVRTWQLPPEPTAVARARKVAAGQLAAWGLAEAEFTTELIVSELVTNALRYGGSPIELRLIRDSALICEVSDGSSTAPHLRRARVFDEGGRGLLLVAQLSERWGSRQTPTGKTIWAEQPLPTERSF, encoded by the coding sequence GTGCAGGAACGCGTACCGGAGGACTTGGCGGTCGTCGTCGACGCCCGTGGGGTGATCACGGTGTGGAGCGACGGTGCTCGACGGCTGCTCGGATACGAACCCGACGAGATCGTGGGCCGGGCCGTCACCCGCCTGCTCGCCGCCGACCTGCCCGGCTCCACGCGACGTCACGTGGCCGACGGGCAGCGCTGGGCCGGTGAGGTGGCGCTTCGGCACCGGGACGGCGACCGGGTCGTGGTCCGGCTGCAGGGCACTCCGATGCTGGACGCGGACCGCGGGCGGCTCTGGCTCGTCACCGGCACCGCACCGGCGCACACGGCGCGGCGGGCCGGACACGGAGCCCTGACCCTGTGGGACCTCACGCTCGCACAGCTCCCCGTGCCGGTGGCGGTCTACGACCGTGAGGCCCGACTCGTGGCCGCCAACGAGATCATGACCCGGGTGATGGGCCGGTCCGAGGAGGAGATGAAGGGCCTGACGCTCCGGGAGATCGAGCCCAGCCCGCCCTTCGACGAGTACGACCGCCTGCAGCGCGAGGTCCTGCGCACCGGCGAGATGATCTTCCACGAGGAGCACGGCCAGGCCCCGGGCGAGACCCGGCACCATGCCTGGTCGATGTTCATGTCGCCGCTGACGGACGAGACCGGCGCGGTGCAGGGCATGTCCGCGACCGTGTTCGACACCACGGAGCAGTACTGGGCCCGCCGCCGGCTGGCGGTGCTCAACGACGCGAGCCTGCGCATCGGGAGCACCCTGGACGTGACCCGGACGGCCGAGGAGCTGGCCGAGGTGGCGGTGAGAGGGTTCGCGGACTTCGTCACCGTGGACCTGCTGGAGTCCGTGGCCCTGGGCGACGAGCCGGAACCGGTGCCGCTGGACGCGCCGGTCACCGTGCGGCGCACCGCCCAGCGGTCGGTGCTGGAGAGCTGCCCGGAGTCGGTGGTCGCCTCGGGTGACACCACGCTGTACCCCGTCGGCACGCTGCCGGTGCGGACGCTGGTCGCAGGCCGGGGCTCCCGGCACCGGCCGGGGGATCCGGGGCTGCGGGAGTGGATCAGGTCCTCCCCGGCCCGCGCGAGGTCGGTGGGCAGGTACATGATCCACTCGGTGATGATGGTGCCGCTGCGCGCCCGCTGGGTGACCCTGGGGCTGGTGCACTTCCTGCGGCACCGCACGCCGGAGCCCTTCAGCGAGGACGACCTGCTGCTCGCGGAGGAGATCGTCGCCAGGGCGGCGGTGAGCGTGGACAACGCCCGCCGCTACACCCGGGAGCGCCGGACGGCGCTGGCGCTCCAGCGCAGCCTCCTGCCCGACCGGCCGCCGGACCTGGCGGCGATGCAGGTCGCCTACCGCTATCTGCCGGCCGGTTCCGGAGCGGACATCGGGGGCGACTGGTTCGACGTGATCCCGCTGTCCGGCACCCGGGTCGCCCTGGTCGTGGGCGACGTGGTGGGACACGGCATCCACGCCTCGGCCACGATGGGCCGGCTGCGGACCGCCGTGCGGACGCTCGCGGACGTCGATCTCGCCCCCGACGAGCTGCTCACCCAGCTGGACGATCTCGTCGTCCGGATCGACCGGGAAGAGGGCCCGGAGGTGCGCGGGCAGGCGGCGGAGGCGTCGGGGCAGGTCGGCGCCACCTGCCTGTACGCCGTGTACGACCCGGTGTCCCGCCGCTGCACGATGGCCCGGGCGGGGCATCCGCCGCCCGCTCTGGTCACGCCCGGCGGCGCCGTACGGTTCCTCGATCTGCCGGCCGGGCCACCGCTGGGCCTGGGAGGCCTGCCGTTCGAAGCCGTCGAGGTGGAGCTGGAGGAGAACAGCCTCCTCGCTCTCTACACCGACGGGTTGGTCAAGGCCCCCGACCACGACGTGGACGTCGGGCTCACCCTGCTCCGCGAGGCGCTCGGCCGGCCTGCCGAGGCGCTCGAGGAGACCTGTGAGCAGGTGCTGCGCGCGGTGCTGACCGGCCGTCCCGCCGACGACATCGTGCTGATGCTGGCCCGTACCGCCGCGCTCGGCGCCGGGAAGGTGCGCACCTGGCAACTGCCGCCCGAACCCACGGCCGTGGCCCGGGCCCGCAAGGTGGCGGCCGGGCAACTGGCCGCCTGGGGGCTGGCGGAGGCGGAGTTCACCACGGAACTCATCGTCAGTGAGCTGGTCACCAACGCGCTGCGGTACGGCGGCTCCCCCATCGAGCTGCGGCTGATCCGCGATTCGGCCCTCATCTGCGAGGTGTCCGACGGCAGCAGCACCGCACCCCACCTGCGCCGGGCGCGCGTCTTCGACGAGGGCGGACGAGGACTGCTGCTCGTCGCCCAGCTCTCCGAACGCTGGGGCAGCCGCCAGACCCCGACGGGCAAGACCATCTGGGCGGAACAACCGCTGCCCACGGAGCGGTCCTTCTGA
- a CDS encoding LysE family translocator: protein MDTTTLAAFLAVDLLLVFTPGADWAYAITAGIRGRSVVPAVAGLIAGYAGYTLLAVAGLVVIVANSATLLTALTVAGAGYLVWLGCGVLRQPAVLTAPEGEVGSSRLRIMLRGAGISGLNPKALLLYFSLFPQFIDPAGGWPVATQTGLLGTLHMTACAVVYLTVGVLARTVLRTRPSAARAVTRVSGAMMIAIGGFLLVERLAC from the coding sequence ATGGATACGACGACGCTGGCGGCATTTCTGGCAGTGGATCTGCTGCTGGTGTTCACCCCCGGCGCGGACTGGGCCTACGCGATCACCGCGGGCATCCGGGGCCGGTCGGTCGTCCCGGCGGTCGCCGGGCTGATAGCCGGATACGCGGGATACACCCTGCTCGCGGTCGCGGGCCTGGTGGTGATCGTGGCGAACTCGGCGACCCTGCTCACCGCGCTGACCGTGGCCGGGGCCGGCTACCTGGTGTGGCTCGGGTGCGGCGTGCTGAGGCAGCCTGCCGTCCTGACGGCCCCCGAGGGCGAGGTGGGCTCCTCCCGCTTGCGGATCATGCTCAGGGGCGCCGGGATCAGCGGCCTGAACCCGAAGGCGTTGCTGCTGTACTTCTCGCTGTTCCCGCAGTTCATCGACCCCGCGGGAGGCTGGCCGGTCGCCACGCAGACCGGCCTGCTCGGCACGCTGCACATGACCGCCTGCGCCGTCGTCTACCTCACCGTCGGAGTCCTGGCCCGCACCGTCCTGAGGACCAGACCCTCGGCGGCCCGGGCGGTCACCCGCGTCTCCGGCGCGATGATGATCGCCATCGGCGGCTTCCTGCTGGTGGAACGCCTGGCCTGCTGA
- a CDS encoding Lrp/AsnC family transcriptional regulator, translated as MDALDRKILTELQLDGRLTVTELAARVKLSVSPCHRRLRDLEREGAIRGYRAVVDPAAVGLNFEALVFVTLRWEDADTVSAFEEGVTAVPHVLQAQRLFGDPDYLLRVATTDLAAFQQLYDRQLARLPGVLRLNSTLVMKHVVDDRPLPE; from the coding sequence ATGGATGCCCTTGACCGGAAAATTCTTACCGAGCTCCAGTTGGACGGCCGTCTCACGGTCACCGAGCTGGCCGCCCGAGTGAAACTGAGCGTTTCGCCCTGCCACCGCCGCCTGCGCGACCTCGAACGCGAGGGCGCCATCCGCGGTTACCGGGCGGTCGTGGATCCGGCCGCCGTGGGCCTCAATTTCGAGGCCCTCGTCTTCGTCACCCTGCGCTGGGAGGACGCCGACACCGTCTCCGCGTTCGAAGAAGGCGTGACCGCCGTCCCGCACGTACTCCAGGCGCAGCGCCTGTTCGGCGACCCCGACTACCTCCTGCGCGTCGCCACCACCGACCTGGCCGCCTTCCAGCAGCTCTACGACCGGCAGCTCGCCCGACTGCCCGGCGTCCTGCGCCTGAACTCCACCCTCGTCATGAAGCACGTCGTCGACGACCGGCCCCTGCCCGAGTGA
- a CDS encoding phosphotransferase family protein has protein sequence MDGFLTSDQIDARTSRALAAAVAAGRDLGLAVTDARVLHDVFSVVVHLAPSPVVVRVPTVLPSYSGPESQAAQQRLELDVVGWLADQGHPVVPPSPLVPREPVLRDGFSMTFWQFVELDRSVEPDYVHNAGLVAGLHAALRSYPGELPFLSAAEPRFVSEGLAALEGRPDLLDPADLDRARREWDVLEPVISSRAAFEAAFPGIEFQPVHGDSPAANIVSARGGELYSDFELTTFGPVEWDLAALGPACEAAYNTAAERRGLRRLDEGVLRVVNAVGMSRAVACLALAPQLPLLVEALKPAVEQWRTMPFAGGLDG, from the coding sequence ATGGATGGGTTCTTGACGTCTGATCAGATCGACGCCCGCACGTCACGTGCTCTCGCGGCGGCCGTCGCCGCGGGTCGTGATCTGGGGCTCGCGGTGACCGACGCGAGGGTGCTCCACGACGTGTTCTCCGTCGTGGTGCATCTGGCTCCGTCGCCCGTGGTGGTGCGGGTGCCGACCGTCCTGCCCTCGTACTCCGGTCCCGAGTCCCAGGCGGCGCAGCAGCGGCTGGAGCTCGATGTGGTGGGGTGGCTCGCGGACCAGGGGCACCCGGTGGTTCCACCGAGTCCGCTCGTGCCGCGGGAGCCCGTGCTGCGGGACGGTTTCTCGATGACGTTCTGGCAGTTCGTCGAGCTGGACCGGAGCGTGGAGCCCGACTACGTGCACAACGCCGGACTGGTCGCCGGCCTGCACGCCGCGCTGCGCTCGTACCCGGGTGAGCTGCCGTTCCTGTCGGCGGCGGAACCACGGTTCGTGTCCGAGGGACTTGCCGCACTCGAAGGACGGCCCGACCTGCTGGACCCGGCCGACCTCGACCGCGCCCGGCGCGAGTGGGACGTCCTGGAGCCCGTCATCAGCTCACGCGCGGCGTTCGAGGCGGCGTTCCCCGGCATCGAGTTCCAGCCCGTCCACGGGGACTCCCCCGCGGCCAACATCGTCTCCGCCCGGGGCGGCGAGCTGTACTCCGACTTCGAGCTGACCACGTTCGGGCCGGTCGAGTGGGACCTGGCGGCTCTGGGCCCCGCGTGCGAGGCCGCCTACAACACGGCCGCCGAGCGCCGGGGCCTGCGCCGGCTGGACGAGGGTGTGCTGCGCGTCGTCAACGCCGTGGGCATGTCCCGCGCGGTGGCGTGCCTCGCGCTCGCGCCGCAACTGCCCCTGCTGGTTGAGGCGTTGAAGCCAGCCGTCGAACAGTGGCGGACGATGCCGTTCGCCGGCGGTCTGGACGGCTGA
- a CDS encoding helix-turn-helix domain-containing protein produces the protein MRVKDHILRNLSDPGLSPSDIAAAHFMSVRYLHKLFELERVTVGEWIRTQRLERCRRDLLRSPALGYGVAAVARRWDFVSPSHFSSAFRAAYGVTPREWQTNGLSGDGQNGGEDRQYGGEGEREGTPPPTGSLHGSSPTSPTMGASCPTPRPARPPSSPHSRP, from the coding sequence GTGCGCGTCAAGGACCACATCCTGCGCAACCTCTCCGACCCGGGCCTGTCACCGTCCGACATCGCCGCCGCGCATTTCATGTCGGTCCGCTATCTGCACAAACTGTTCGAGCTCGAGCGCGTGACGGTCGGGGAGTGGATCCGCACGCAGCGGCTGGAGCGGTGCCGCAGGGACCTTCTGCGCTCCCCGGCACTCGGGTACGGGGTCGCGGCCGTCGCCCGGCGCTGGGATTTCGTGAGCCCCAGCCATTTCAGCAGCGCCTTCCGCGCCGCCTACGGTGTGACGCCGCGCGAGTGGCAGACGAACGGCCTGTCCGGCGACGGGCAGAACGGAGGTGAGGACCGGCAGTACGGAGGTGAGGGCGAAAGGGAAGGAACGCCTCCGCCAACCGGCTCGTTGCACGGGAGTTCACCCACGTCACCGACCATGGGAGCATCGTGCCCGACACCACGCCCGGCCCGTCCACCCTCCTCCCCGCACTCCCGCCCCTGA